Proteins co-encoded in one Populus trichocarpa isolate Nisqually-1 chromosome 10, P.trichocarpa_v4.1, whole genome shotgun sequence genomic window:
- the LOC7464611 gene encoding uncharacterized protein LOC7464611 isoform X2 — MASCCYPDVLAWIQNLPPITRWKEKNPLSICICSSGSFQPSLNLSVAKNLQSPTISFSIIADLNLPISLWSSKPIKTNPKSLKLLDDETISSLSINLIEDVLGYASNKSCSSSTKVLKTDSVLSHLKDTFNLAFLTLSLLICIYEAPADLRSECLASLKNQLTDSQLRGASKSLMKIMGSNLEEQWMRSLNLAITNWIAELQASHHTLKTPSPLFSYSFSTPGLWKVQLYCPVIAMDIESSSNPPAHERLLFSLKYHQLECVIQFNYKVIVQENWVDVIVNTDNIRCDVVRLVNETLMTEQGAGTDEKHFPSRISLHLTPILQTNIISVSVGKSSANPTREIEMEKGIETSFDPPNSFLGLKVSAGETVSMSLKPWKFEQSVYGTSAIMNWFLHDNMDGREVFSNKPPRTALIKPKAWFKNRYSSSYRPFTRQGGVIFAGDEYGKSVQWKVDKSTMGKTMEWEIKGWIWLTYWPNKYRTAYSETRRLQFKEILHLSIPPS; from the exons ATGGCTTCTTGTTGCTATCCTGATGTTCTTGCTTGGATTCAGAACCTTCCACCAATCACTcgatggaaagaaaaaaatccccTGTCCATATGCATATGTTCTTCCGGCTCTTTCCAGCCATCCCTCAATCTTTCTGTGGCCAAAAACCTACAATCTCCAACTATTTCCTTCTCTATCATTGCAGATCTCAATCTCCCTATATCTCTTTGGTCCTCAAAACCAATCAAAACCAACCCCAAATCATTGAAGTTATTAGATGATGAAACAATTTCTAGTCTCTCAATCAATCTTATTGAAGATGTCCTTGGTTATGCCTCAAACAAGTCATGTAGCTCCTCCACCAAAGTTCTCAAAACGGATTCGGTACTTTCCCACTTAAAAGATACGTTCAACCTTGCATTTCTAACACTCTCACTCCTCATTTGCATCTACGAAGCTCCTGCAGATCTACGCTCTGAATGTCTTGCTAGTCTCAAGAATCAATTGACTGATAGCCAGTTGCGGGGAGCATCAAAGTCACTCATGAAAATCATGGGATCCAATCTAGAAGAGCAGTGGATGCGGTCCTTAAATCTTGCAATCACAAACTGGATTGCAGAGCTCCAAGCGTCCCACCACACTCTCAAAACTCCATCACCACTCTTTTCTTACTCATTTTCAACACCGGGATTATGGAAAGTTCAATTATATTGTCCTGTCATAGCCATGGATATCGAAAGTTCAAGCAATCCTCCAGCTCACGAGAGGCTTCTTTTCTCCCTGAAATACCACCAACTTGAATGTGTCATCCAGTTTAACTACAAAGTCATCGTTCAAGAAAATTGGGTGGATGTGATTGTAAACACGGATAACATAAG GTGTGATGTAGTCCGACTAGTGAATGAAACCCTCATGACTGAACAGGGAGCTGGGACTGATGAGAAGCATTTCCCTTCGAGAATATCGTTGCATCTCACTCCAATTCTTCAAACCAACATAATAAGCGTTTCAGTAGGCAAGTCTTCAGCTAATCCAACAAGAGAGATTGAAATGGAAAAAGGTATAGAAACTTCTTTTGATCCACCAAACAGTTTCTTGGGGCTGAAGGTCTCGGCAGGAGAGACAGTGTCAATGAGCTTGAAGCCTTGGAAGTTTGAGCAATCTGTTTATGGTACCAGTGCAATAATGAATTGGTTTCTTCATGATAACATGGATGGAAGAGAGGTTTTCTCGAACAAACCTCCAAGGACGGCATTGATCAAACCCAAGGCATGGTTCAAAAACCGGTACTCAAGCTCTTACCGGCCTTTCACTAGGCAAGGAGGGGTGATCTTTGCCGGTGATGAGTATGGAAAGAGTGTGCAGTGGAAGGTGGACAAAAGTACCATGGGGAAGACAATGGAATGGGAAATTAAAGGGTGGATTTGGTTAACGTATTGGCCTAATAAGTATAGAACAGCGTATAGTGAGACTAGGAGACTGCAATTTAAGGAAATTCTTCATCTTAGTATTCCACCATCCTAA
- the LOC7464611 gene encoding uncharacterized protein LOC7464611 isoform X1 translates to MASCCYPDVLAWIQNLPPITRWKEKNPLSICICSSGSFQPSLNLSVAKNLQSPTISFSIIADLNLPISLWSSKPIKTNPKSLKLLDDETISSLSINLIEDVLGYASNKSCSSSTKVLKTDSVLSHLKDTFNLAFLTLSLLICIYEAPADLRSECLASLKNQLTDSQLRGASKSLMKIMGSNLEEQWMRSLNLAITNWIAELQASHHTLKTPSPLFSYSFSTPGLWKVQLYCPVIAMDIESSSNPPAHERLLFSLKYHQLECVIQFNYKVIVQENWVDVIVNTDNIRDIPTFARCDVVRLVNETLMTEQGAGTDEKHFPSRISLHLTPILQTNIISVSVGKSSANPTREIEMEKGIETSFDPPNSFLGLKVSAGETVSMSLKPWKFEQSVYGTSAIMNWFLHDNMDGREVFSNKPPRTALIKPKAWFKNRYSSSYRPFTRQGGVIFAGDEYGKSVQWKVDKSTMGKTMEWEIKGWIWLTYWPNKYRTAYSETRRLQFKEILHLSIPPS, encoded by the exons ATGGCTTCTTGTTGCTATCCTGATGTTCTTGCTTGGATTCAGAACCTTCCACCAATCACTcgatggaaagaaaaaaatccccTGTCCATATGCATATGTTCTTCCGGCTCTTTCCAGCCATCCCTCAATCTTTCTGTGGCCAAAAACCTACAATCTCCAACTATTTCCTTCTCTATCATTGCAGATCTCAATCTCCCTATATCTCTTTGGTCCTCAAAACCAATCAAAACCAACCCCAAATCATTGAAGTTATTAGATGATGAAACAATTTCTAGTCTCTCAATCAATCTTATTGAAGATGTCCTTGGTTATGCCTCAAACAAGTCATGTAGCTCCTCCACCAAAGTTCTCAAAACGGATTCGGTACTTTCCCACTTAAAAGATACGTTCAACCTTGCATTTCTAACACTCTCACTCCTCATTTGCATCTACGAAGCTCCTGCAGATCTACGCTCTGAATGTCTTGCTAGTCTCAAGAATCAATTGACTGATAGCCAGTTGCGGGGAGCATCAAAGTCACTCATGAAAATCATGGGATCCAATCTAGAAGAGCAGTGGATGCGGTCCTTAAATCTTGCAATCACAAACTGGATTGCAGAGCTCCAAGCGTCCCACCACACTCTCAAAACTCCATCACCACTCTTTTCTTACTCATTTTCAACACCGGGATTATGGAAAGTTCAATTATATTGTCCTGTCATAGCCATGGATATCGAAAGTTCAAGCAATCCTCCAGCTCACGAGAGGCTTCTTTTCTCCCTGAAATACCACCAACTTGAATGTGTCATCCAGTTTAACTACAAAGTCATCGTTCAAGAAAATTGGGTGGATGTGATTGTAAACACGGATAACATAAG AGATATTCCTACTTTTGCTAGGTGTGATGTAGTCCGACTAGTGAATGAAACCCTCATGACTGAACAGGGAGCTGGGACTGATGAGAAGCATTTCCCTTCGAGAATATCGTTGCATCTCACTCCAATTCTTCAAACCAACATAATAAGCGTTTCAGTAGGCAAGTCTTCAGCTAATCCAACAAGAGAGATTGAAATGGAAAAAGGTATAGAAACTTCTTTTGATCCACCAAACAGTTTCTTGGGGCTGAAGGTCTCGGCAGGAGAGACAGTGTCAATGAGCTTGAAGCCTTGGAAGTTTGAGCAATCTGTTTATGGTACCAGTGCAATAATGAATTGGTTTCTTCATGATAACATGGATGGAAGAGAGGTTTTCTCGAACAAACCTCCAAGGACGGCATTGATCAAACCCAAGGCATGGTTCAAAAACCGGTACTCAAGCTCTTACCGGCCTTTCACTAGGCAAGGAGGGGTGATCTTTGCCGGTGATGAGTATGGAAAGAGTGTGCAGTGGAAGGTGGACAAAAGTACCATGGGGAAGACAATGGAATGGGAAATTAAAGGGTGGATTTGGTTAACGTATTGGCCTAATAAGTATAGAACAGCGTATAGTGAGACTAGGAGACTGCAATTTAAGGAAATTCTTCATCTTAGTATTCCACCATCCTAA
- the LOC7464612 gene encoding uncharacterized protein LOC7464612 isoform X2, with translation MESSLLLRSFQCNLHTQGLTVGRKLISYPVKRDRRLVSCVKTSEAPAIAKTDDSNKQGSLEKNSQRNATFPNGFEALILDVCDETEVAELKLKVGDFEMHLKRNIGVAKAPFTSSTPLSPPPIPTPPMELSAAVSPAPSPSKSSVEKTTPFTNVSFRKSSKLAVLEASGASGYVLVASPTVGSFRRNRTVKGKKQPLICKEGDVIKEGQVIGYLDQFGTELPVKSDVAGEVLKLLFNDGDAVGYGDPLVAVLPSFHAIDK, from the exons ATGGaatcctctcttcttcttcgatCCTTTCAAtgtaa CCTGCACACTCAAGGTTTGACTGTTGGGAGGAAGCTGATATCGTATCCAGTAAAGAGAGATCGAAGACTAGTATCCTGTGTTAAAACATCTGAAGCTCCTGCAATAGCCAAGACTGACG ATTCCAATAAACAAGGGTCATTGGAGAAGAATTCTCAACGAAATGCAACTTTTCCAAATGGATTTGAA GCATTGATACTAGATGTCTGTGACGAGACCGAGGTTGCTGAGCTGAAACTTAAG GTTGGGGACTTTGAAATGCATCTGAAGCGGAACATTGGGGTTGCAAAAGCTCCCTTTACATCATCAACACCACTATCACCACCACCTATTCCAACTCCACCAATGGAGTTATCAGCAGCTGTTTCTCCAGCACCATCGCCATCTAAATCCTCTGTCGAGAAAACCACTCCCTTTACAAATGTCTCCTTCAGGAAGTCATCTAAGTTGGCAGTGTTAGAGGCTTCTGGAGCTAGTGGATATGTTCTAGTTGCTTCTCCAACT gttggCTCATTTCGAAGGAACAGAACGGTGAAAGGAAAGAAGCAGCCGCTTATCTGCAAAGAG GGTGATGTGATTAAAGAAGGACAAGTGATAGGATATTTGGATCAATTTGGCACTGAACTTCCTGTGAAA TCTGATGTGGCGGGAGAAGTATTAAAGCTCCTCTTCAATGATGGAG ATGCAGTTGGTTATGGAGACCCTCTTGTAGCTGTCTTGCCATCATTCCATGCTATCGACAAGTGA
- the LOC7464612 gene encoding uncharacterized protein LOC7464612 isoform X1, translated as MESSLLLRSFQCTLHTQGLTVGRKLISYPVKRDRRLVSCVKTSEAPAIAKTDDSNKQGSLEKNSQRNATFPNGFEALILDVCDETEVAELKLKVGDFEMHLKRNIGVAKAPFTSSTPLSPPPIPTPPMELSAAVSPAPSPSKSSVEKTTPFTNVSFRKSSKLAVLEASGASGYVLVASPTVGSFRRNRTVKGKKQPLICKEGDVIKEGQVIGYLDQFGTELPVKSDVAGEVLKLLFNDGDAVGYGDPLVAVLPSFHAIDK; from the exons ATGGaatcctctcttcttcttcgatCCTTTCAAt GTACCCTGCACACTCAAGGTTTGACTGTTGGGAGGAAGCTGATATCGTATCCAGTAAAGAGAGATCGAAGACTAGTATCCTGTGTTAAAACATCTGAAGCTCCTGCAATAGCCAAGACTGACG ATTCCAATAAACAAGGGTCATTGGAGAAGAATTCTCAACGAAATGCAACTTTTCCAAATGGATTTGAA GCATTGATACTAGATGTCTGTGACGAGACCGAGGTTGCTGAGCTGAAACTTAAG GTTGGGGACTTTGAAATGCATCTGAAGCGGAACATTGGGGTTGCAAAAGCTCCCTTTACATCATCAACACCACTATCACCACCACCTATTCCAACTCCACCAATGGAGTTATCAGCAGCTGTTTCTCCAGCACCATCGCCATCTAAATCCTCTGTCGAGAAAACCACTCCCTTTACAAATGTCTCCTTCAGGAAGTCATCTAAGTTGGCAGTGTTAGAGGCTTCTGGAGCTAGTGGATATGTTCTAGTTGCTTCTCCAACT gttggCTCATTTCGAAGGAACAGAACGGTGAAAGGAAAGAAGCAGCCGCTTATCTGCAAAGAG GGTGATGTGATTAAAGAAGGACAAGTGATAGGATATTTGGATCAATTTGGCACTGAACTTCCTGTGAAA TCTGATGTGGCGGGAGAAGTATTAAAGCTCCTCTTCAATGATGGAG ATGCAGTTGGTTATGGAGACCCTCTTGTAGCTGTCTTGCCATCATTCCATGCTATCGACAAGTGA
- the LOC7474408 gene encoding PRA1 family protein B3, whose protein sequence is MSSPTIPISNPQTQSPIATPAFRAFLSRISTSIRQGFSQRRPWSELIDRNYIARPDSLSEAATRIRKNLSYFKVNYITLLALILAFSLLSHPLSLIVLLSLLASWIFLYLFRPSDQPLVILGRSFSDRETLGILVVSTIVVIFLTSVGSLLISASMVGFALVCAHGAFRVPEDLFLDDQEPASAGLLSFLGVTSTSAAAAAAAAPAVAARV, encoded by the coding sequence ATGTCCTCTCCTACAATCCCAATCTCAAATCCCCAAACCCAATCCCCAATAGCAACTCCCGCTTTCCGCGCGTTCCTCTCCCGCATCTCCACCTCCATCCGCCAAGGCTTCTCTCAACGCCGCCCATGGTCCGAGCTTATAGACCGCAATTACATTGCCCGACCTGATTCCCTCTCTGAAGCCGCAACCCGCATCCGAAAAAATCTCTCTTACTTCAAAGTCAATTACATCACCCTACTTGCTCTTATACTCGccttttctctcctttctcacCCTCTCTCACTCATCGTCCTCCTATCACTCCTTGCCTCTTGGATCTTCCTCTACCTGTTTCGACCGTCAGATCAGCCTTTGGTTATTCTCGGCCGTTCATTCTCGGACCGTGAAACGCTGGGGATTCTCGTCGTTTCGACAattgttgttattttcttgACTAGTGTAGGATCGCTCTTGATCTCTGCTTCGATGGTTGGGTTTGCTCTTGTTTGTGCTCATGGTGCCTTTAGGGTTCCTGAGGATTTGTTCCTTGATGATCAAGAACCTGCTAGTGCGGGTTTATTGTCTTTCCTTGGTGTCACTTCTACCTCTGCCGCTGCTGCAGCTGCAGCTGCACCCGCTGTTGCCGCTCGTGTTTGA
- the LOC7474409 gene encoding probably inactive leucine-rich repeat receptor-like protein kinase IMK2, with product MENQNKSLNSFYNYPFQNLADSCCMSNKKKEKWKIMSQLQNPFSLYTHIFLLLQLLLISAFQPVSSQVWDGVIVTQADFQALQAFKHELVDPKGVLRSWNDSGYGACSGGWIGIKCAQGQVIVIQLPWKGLGGRITEKIGQLQELRKLSLHDNVIGGSIPQELGFLPNLRGVQLFNNRLSGSIPPSLGSCPLLQTLDLSNNLLTGSIPFSLANSTKLFRLNLSHNSLSGLIPVSLTSSSSLIFLDLQYNNLSGAIPNSWGATQKKSNFLPLQHLSLSHNFFSGSIPASLGKLRELQDIYVSHNQINGAIPVEIGGLSRLRTLDLSNNAINGSLSDSLSNVSSLVLLNLENNDLDNQIPEAIGRLHNLSVLNLKGNQFSGHIPATIGNISTLTQLDVSENKLSGEIPDSLADLNNLISFNVSYNNLSGPVPIPLSQKFNSSSFVGNIQLCGYSGTAPCPSHAPSPSVPVPPPEKPKKHHRKLSTKDIILIAAGALLVVMLIICCILLCCLIRKRAASKSNNGQATTRAAAARGEKGVPPAAGEVESGGEAGGKLVHFDGPMVFTADDLLCATAEIMGKSTYGTVYRATLEDGNQVAVKRLREKITKGQREFESEVNVLGKIRHPNLLALRAYYLGPKGEKLLVFDYIPKGSLATFLHARGPDTLIDWPTRMKIAQGMTRGLFYLHNNENIIHGNLTSSNVLLDERTNAKIADYGLSRLMTAAASTNVIATASVLGYRAPELSKLKKANTKTDVYSLGVIILELLTGKSPGEAMNGVDLPQWVASIVKEEWTNEVFDLELMKDASIIGDELLNTLKLALHCVDPSPSARPEVQLVLQQLEEIRPETAASPGPSGDDGAGVPSTSD from the exons ATggagaatcaaaataaatcactcAATAGTTTTTACAACTACCCTTTCCAAAATCTAGCCGATTCATGCTGCATGTCCAataagaagaaggagaaatggaAGATTATGTCACAATTACAAAATCCCTTTTCTCTATACACCCACATTTTCTTGCTTCTCCAGCTTCTGCTCATTTCTGCATTTCAACCAGTTTCGAGCCAAGTTTGGGATGGTGTGATTGTCACCCAAGCTGATTTTCAAGCACTGCAAGCCTTCAAGCATGAACTGGTTGATCCAAAAGGCGTCTTGAGAAGCTGGAATGACAGTGGCTATGGAGCTTGTTCTGGTGGTTGGATTGGAATCAAGTGTGCTCAAGGCCAAGTTATTGTAATCCAGCTTCCTTGGAAAGGACTAGGAGGCAGAATCACTGAGAAAATTGGCCAACTTCAAGAACTAAGAAAGCTTAGCCTCCATGACAATGTCATCGGTGGCTCAATCCCTCAAGAATTGGGATTTCTCCCCAATCTTAGAGGTGTTCAGTTATTCAATAACCGGTTGTCAGGTTCAATCCCACCTTCATTAGGTTCTTGCCCTTTGCTTCAAACTCTAGACCTTAGTAATAATTTACTCACTGGGTCTATCCCCTTTAGTCTTGCAAACTCTACCAAGCTTTTTAGGCTCAATTTGAGCCACAATTCACTTTCGGGTTTAATCCCAGTTAGTCTCACAAGCTCTTCTTCCCTGATTTTCCTTGATCTTCAATACAATAACCTCTCTGGTGCCATTCCAAACTCTTGGGGTGCAACGCAAAAGAAGAGTAACTTTCTTCCACTTCAGCACTTATCCCTTAGTCATAACTTCTTTTCTGGAAGTATTCCTGCTTCTTTGGGCAAGCTGAGAGAGCTCCAAGATATTTATGTTAGTCACAACCAAATAAATGGAGCTATACCTGTTGAAATAGGGGGGCTCTCTAGGCTTAGAACACTTGATCTTTCCAATAATGCCATTAATGGAAGCTTGTCTGATAGCCTTTCCAATGTATCCTCTCTTGTTCTGTTGAATCTCGAGAACAATGACCTTGATAACCAAATTCCAGAAGCCATTGGCAGATTGCATAATCTCTCTGTCCTCAACTTGAAGGGAAACCAATTTAGTGGTCACATTCCTGCAACAATAGGAAACATTTCTACACTCACACAACTTGACGTGTCCGAGAATAAGCTCAGTGGAGAAATTCCAGATTCCCTTGCCGACCTAAATAACCTTATTTCATTCAATGTTTCTTACAATAACCTCTCAGGTCCTGTTCCCATTCCTCTATCTCAAAAGTTCAATTCAAGCTCTTTCGTGGGGAATATTCAACTATGTGGATACAGTGGTACTGCTCCATGTCCTTCCCATGCGCCTTCCCCAAGTGTCCCAGTTCCACCACCAGAGAAACCGAAGAAACATCATCGTAAACTGAGCACAAAAGACATAATTCTCATTGCAGCAGGAGCTCTTCTCGTTGTAATGCTTATAATTTGCTGCATTTTGCTTTGCTGTTTGATAAGGAAAAGGGCtgcatcaaaatcaaataatggTCAAGCCACGACAAGGGCAGCAGCGGCAAGAGGCGAAAAGGGGGTCCCGCCTGCGGCAGGTGAAGTTGAATCTGGTGGAGAAGCTGGAGGGAAACTAGTCCATTTTGATGGACCAATGGTTTTTACAGCTGATGATCTTTTGTGCGCAACTGCTGAAATTATGGGAAAGAGCACTTATGGGACTGTCTATAGGGCCACATTAGAGGATGGGAATCAAGTTGCAGTGAAAAGATTAAGAGAAAAGATCACCAAGGGCCAAAGAGAGTTCGAAAGCGAGGTTAATGTGCTTGGTAAAATCCGGCACCCAAATCTTTTGGCATTAAGGGCATATTATTTGGGACCTAAAGGAGAGAAGCTTCTTGTTTTCGACTACATACCTAAAGGGAGTCTGGCAACATTCCTCCATG CTAGAGGACCTGATACACTAATTGATTGGCCAACAAGAATGAAAATAGCTCAGGGCATGACGCGCGGCCTGTTCTATCTTCACAACAACGAGAATATCATACATGGAAACCTTACATCAAGCAATGTCCTTCTTGATGAGCGCACAAATGCAAAAATCGCAGATTATGGCCTATCTCGGCTAATGACAGCTGCTGCCAGCACTAATGTAATTGCAACTGCAAGTGTATTAGGATATCGAGCACCAGAGCTTTCAAAGCTTaagaaagcaaacacaaaaacaGATGTATACAGCCTTGGAGTGATTATTTTGGAACTTCTTACAGGGAAGTCTCCTGGCGAGGCAATGAATGGAGTGGATTTGCCTCAATGGGTTGCCTCTATTGTCAAAGAAGAGTGGACTAACGAAGTTTTTGACTTAGAATTGATGAAAGATGCCTCGATAATCGGTGATGAGTTGCTCAACACATTGAAATTGGCTTTGCATTGTGTTGATCCCTCACCTTCAGCACGACCAGAAGTTCAACTAGTCCTCCAGCAATTGGAAGAGATTAGACCAGAGACAGCTGCAAGTCCCGGACCTTCCGGAGATGACGGTGCAGGAGTTCCTTCAACAAGTGATTAA